The following DNA comes from Ornithinimicrobium avium.
CCGTCTGGTCCCGCGCCGTGCGCCGCACCCCCACCCTGCTGTTCACCCTGGCGGGGGTGGAGCCGGGGGACGTCCACCGGCACCTGGCCACGCTGGGCGTCAACGCGCCCGCCTCGCACTTCTACGCCTGGGAGCTCAGCCACCGTCTCGGACTCGGAGCCGCGGGCGGCGTGCGCGTCGGCATCGCCCCCTACACGACCGAGGACGAGGTGGACCGGCTGCTCGAGGGCGTCGCCGAGCTGGCCGCACGCCGCTGAGGACGCGGAATACGGTCGGAGCTCCGCACGACCGTGCGGGTACGCTCAGACGGTCAACCACCCCTCACCAAGGAGTACCCCCTCGTGGCCATGCGCCTGTCGACGCTGTTCCTGCGGACCCTGCGCGAGGACCCGGCCGATGCCGAGCTGCCCGGGCACAAGCTGCTCGTGCGCGCCGGCTACGTCCGGCGGGCGGCCCCGGGCATCTACTCGTGGCTGCCGCTGGGACTGAAGGTGCTGCGCAAGGTGGAGGACATCGTCCGCGAGGAGATGGACGCCATCGGCGGCCAGGAGCTGAGCTTCCCGGCCCTGCTGCCGCGCGAGCCCTACGAGGCGACCGGCCGCTGGACGGAGTACGGCGACAACATCTTCCGCCTCAAGGACCGCAAGGACGGCGACTACCTCCTCGGGCCGACGCACGAGGAGATGTTCACCCTCACGGTCAAGGACATGTACAGCTCCTACAAGGAGCTGCCGCTGACCCTCTACCAGATCCAGACCAAGTACCGCGACGAGGCGCGTCCGCGCGCCGGTCTGCTGCGCGGGCGCGAGTTCATCATGAAGGACTCCTACAGCTTCGACGTCGACGACGCCGGGCTCGAGGCCGCCTACCAGCGCCACCGGGCCGCCTACGTGAAGATCTTCGACCGCCTCGGCTTCGACTACGTCATCGTGTATGCCGACTCCGGCGCGATGGGCGGCTCGGCCAGCGAGGAGTTCCTCGCGGTGAGCCCGGTCGGCGAGGACACCTTCGTGCGCTGCGAGGCCAGCGGGTATGCCGCGAACGTCGAGGCCGTCGTCGTGCCCCAGGCACAGCCGGTGGACGCCTCCGCGGTGCCGGCGGCGCACGTCGAGGACACCCCCGACAGCCCGACCATCGACACGCTCGTGACGCGGTCCGACGCACTGCACCCGCGGGCCGACGGTCGTGGCTGGACGGCCGCCGACACGCTGAAGAACGTCGTCGTCATGCTCACCCACCCCGACGGCAGCACCGAGCCGCTGGCGATCGGCCTGCCCGGAGACCGTGAGGTGGACGACAAGCGGCTCGCCGCGCAGGTCGCCCCGGCGGAGTGGGCTCCCTTCGAGGAGAAGGACTTCGCGGCCTACCCGATGCTGACCAAGGGCTACATCGGCCCGACGATGCTCGGGCTGGAGAGCCCCTCGAAGATCCGCTACCTGCTCGACCCGTCCGTCGCCGAGGGCTCTGCCTGGGTCACCGGCGCCGACGAGCACGGCAAGCACGTCTACGACCTGGTCCTCGGCCGCGACTTCACCGCCGACGGCACGGTCCAGGCCGCCGAGATCCGCGAGGGCGACCCCAGCCCGGACGGCGCCGGCCCGCTCACGCTGGCCCGTGGCATCGAGATGGGTCACATCTTCCAGCTCGGCCGCAAGTACGCCGAGGCGCTGGACCTGAAGGTCCTGGACGAGAACGGCAAGCTGGTCACGGTGACGATGGGCTCCTACGGCGTGGGCGTCTCCCGCGCGGTGGCTGCCGTGGCCGAGGCGACCCACGACGAGATCGGGCTGTGCTGGCCACGCGAGCTGGCCCCGGCCGACGTGCACGTCGTGGCCACCGGCAAGGACC
Coding sequences within:
- a CDS encoding proline--tRNA ligase, whose protein sequence is MRLSTLFLRTLREDPADAELPGHKLLVRAGYVRRAAPGIYSWLPLGLKVLRKVEDIVREEMDAIGGQELSFPALLPREPYEATGRWTEYGDNIFRLKDRKDGDYLLGPTHEEMFTLTVKDMYSSYKELPLTLYQIQTKYRDEARPRAGLLRGREFIMKDSYSFDVDDAGLEAAYQRHRAAYVKIFDRLGFDYVIVYADSGAMGGSASEEFLAVSPVGEDTFVRCEASGYAANVEAVVVPQAQPVDASAVPAAHVEDTPDSPTIDTLVTRSDALHPRADGRGWTAADTLKNVVVMLTHPDGSTEPLAIGLPGDREVDDKRLAAQVAPAEWAPFEEKDFAAYPMLTKGYIGPTMLGLESPSKIRYLLDPSVAEGSAWVTGADEHGKHVYDLVLGRDFTADGTVQAAEIREGDPSPDGAGPLTLARGIEMGHIFQLGRKYAEALDLKVLDENGKLVTVTMGSYGVGVSRAVAAVAEATHDEIGLCWPRELAPADVHVVATGKDRAVFDHAELLVGDLEASGLSVIFDDRPKVSPGVKFKDAELLGVPTIVVVGRGLEQGTVEIKDRRTGNRREVPVGRAVGEVLAEVRGEATSTGADATSASAPA